A genomic stretch from Orcinus orca chromosome 14, mOrcOrc1.1, whole genome shotgun sequence includes:
- the KNDC1 gene encoding kinase non-catalytic C-lobe domain-containing protein 1 isoform X9, with the protein MQAMDPAAADFYEEDGKDLDFYDFEPLPTLPEDEENVSLADILSLRDSGLSEREAWAVCLECSLSMRSVAHSAIFQTLCITPDTLAFNTSGNVCFMEQLSDDPEGAFVPPEFDVTGNTFELV; encoded by the exons ATGCAGGCCATGGACCCTGCTGCGGCGGATTTTTACGAGGAGGACGGCAAAGACTTAGACTTCTACGACTTCGAGCCGCTCCCCACTCTGCCGGAGGACGAG GAGAACGTGTCCCTGGCCGACATCCTCTCCCTGCGGGACAGCGGTCTCAGCGAGCGGGAGGCCTGGGCCGTGTGCCTGGAGTGCAGCCTGTCCATGAGGAGCGTCGCGCACTCGGCCATCTTCCAGACCCTGTGCATCACGCCCGACACCCTGGCCTTCAACACCAGCGGGAATGTGTGCTTCATGGAGCAGCTCAGCG acGACCCCGAGGGAGCCTTTGTCCCCCCGGAGTTCGATGTGACTGGGAACACCTTTGAG